The genome window atatatatatatatatgtgtgtgtgtgtgtgtgtgtgtgtgtgtgtgtgtgtatgtaaataataatttaaataactACTTCTATAGTCAGTTTGGTtcattttttcggttattttttttatttaaaccaaaaccaaaccaaatttgatcggtttttaaaattcaaaaccaaaatcaaaccaaacttaaaaagTATcaatttttttggtcggtttggttcgatttttcgggtttttatgaacacccctaagtATAGAAAGAGGAAAAGGGACTTACATATGGTATTCATTGATATAGAAAAGGTTTGCGATGAAGTATAACGGGAGGCTCTATAGAGGTGTTTAGAGGTTAGGGGGTACCAGTTGCATATAATAGGGCGATCAAGGATATTTATGAAGGAGCTAAGACCCGGGTGAGTACAGTGAGAGGGGACTCAGATCACTTTCCAGTTGTGATAGGGTTGCACCATGGGTCAGTCCTCAACCCTTTTTTATTTGCCCTGATAATTGACGCATTAACATGCCACATTCAAGGGGAGATGCTGTagtgcatgttatttgcagacGACATTGTGTTGATTGATGAAACGCGATGTTGTGTTAATGAAATGTTAGAGGTTTGGAGGCAGACACTGGAATCTAAAGGATTCAaattgagcaggaccaagacagaataattggagtgcaagttcagtggtgTGACTCATGAATCGGGCGGGGTTGTGAGCTTGGATGCACAATCATCTCTAGGAGAGGAAGTTTCAAGTGTCTTAGGCCAGTTATACAAGAAGATGGAGAGATTAATAAGGATGTCATACATCATATTGGAGCGAGACGGTTGAAACAGATACTTGCTTCCGGTGTTTTGTATGTTAAGAAGGTGCCACAAAAACATAAAGTAAGTTCTAGGGGGTGGTTAGACtggctatgttgtatggggctgagtgttagcCAATTAAGAGATcacatgtccagaagatgaaggtggctgaaatgaggatgttgagatggatgtgcgggcatataTACTAGGATTAAtagaattaggaatgaagttattcgggacaaggttGTCGTAGCCCctgtggaggataagatgcgggaagctagacttagatggttcggacatgtgaagaggagagacacAGAGGCaccagtgaggaggtgtgagaggttgatcTTGAAGGGCATAAGGAGAGGTAGGGGTAGGTCTAAGATGTATTGGGTGAGGTGATTAGGTAAGTTATGATGATGCTTCagattaccgaggacatgacccttgatagaaaTGTGTGGAGGTCGAGGCTTATGGTAGAAGGTTAGGTGACAAAAGGAGGTTCttcttaatttatttttctttttttcgtaAAACGTAAAAACGTATAGAGTTAGGTGATTATCAGCCAGCGGCTTCTtaattctttaagtttggttaAGAAGAACGTAAAACACGTATAATTCTTAATTCTTAATTACTAGTGCCTTCTTAATTGTTTAATTTTGTTAAAAAAGGAATTTAGTTAGGTAGTTATCAAACAAAAGGGGTGCCTTTCAAATTTACTCCTTTTGCTTTCAAATATTAATTGTTTtaacaaattaaattattttaagatatttattttaaatatttaataagttattttttacattttaaaaaaaCTTTTACAATCTCAGTAAATGTTGTGTTAATTAGGTGTTTTTCATAAAAGAGATAAGtgaaaatttaaacaaatatgaTAAGATTGTTAAAATCTTAAAGAATGTGAAAACTTCCAAAAAATTACATAAACTGGAGAAAGCTTAAGGAAGCGGCGTCACGTTTGCATAGCCATGGGATTATGAcgcttttttgttttttatttttattttatttttaggtaATATAATACTccttatattatttttagttgtcCACTTTAAACTTTTCGTatcccttaaaaaataataaatgaaatatgtattttataattttatttataataatgaTAGCATTTTCAAAAGTCTTGGGAAATGGGTAGTTAATGATAACGGTAAAATAGGGGTAAAAAAAAGATTATTTTTCTCgtaattttatataattgataaataaaaataaaaatatatttttaatatatttgagCCGGGAAACGGAGTTTTCGCGATTTGTGTACACTTGTCAAATGAAACCTTTGATTATTGTTTCAAAGTTGTGCCGTTTCGAGGAAACTATTGAAGTGTTGAACTCTCTCTTGgagtcaaaataattttttttctactttacaggaattttataaaatttgtgtcataattattgtatggggctatataaaatacaaaaaagcTAAAAAAAGGTTTAGGAAATAATTTATTAAACGGAAGGACATACAAATTGCTTTTATTGAATGCAGCATAATTATTGTGTCAATATGTTATACCATAAACAAATACAATTCCTGTATAAGGAGTTTTGTGAAGTCAATTAAAGTTTTATctcattttttcccttttttttcgtGGGTGGGGTGTGTCGAAATCCCTGCTATTGTTGGAATTACTCTAATGATAGTTTAGATctcaaatatttttcaattttcactaTGAAGTTTTTAAAGCAAGTATACAATTGTGTAGTTGCAAATAATAATATTACCAAGGCTGTGCACAAAAGGTTCTCAAAGGCCAGAGTCCATTTGACAAGTTTGGTTTTTTTCTTTTGTGACAAGTTGGGTGCTTATTTGCCCTGTTTCTGTCTTATTTCCTGAAAAAGAGAATCACTTCTCATACTAATTAAACATCATTAATTATACCTTTTTGTATTTTCGTACTTAAACATTTGAGAAAAAAGAAGATGAAGTCCTTATCAAATTAATAACGTGTCGGATAATAACAAATAAGAGCAAGTACATTAAGTTGTTGTTCCTTGGTCAAAACCAAACGTGTTTTAAGAATACCGACGGGGAACATGGGACATTTAAGAGGATTAGTGATGTAACAATTGAAAATATTGAATTATTGATTACAAAGCATGGGGATGACTGATTAGGAGTATAAAACTTAGCACCATGTGTTTATATCAAATCAATCAATGTAACATATATGTCTTTTATATGCATATTCATCATTTAACCATGGTTAAATAATTTATATTTCTATGTAATTTTTAAGTACTAAGTTAGTTTTAGTGCAAAcatgggatatatatatatatatatatatatatatatatatatatatatatatataagtattgagaaagcaatTCATCTGCTATACGTGGATAACCTGGACAATTATTACCATATTTTGTAGTTGGATTTATTAAGTTATATAGTGTTAGTGATAGCGTAAGGATTTCTAACACTGTCAATGTAATATACTgtattatttttatcaaattaCCAATTAATGTTTACTATAAAAATTTATGTTTAATTGTTTTTAATAAATAATCTGATTGCTTAAATATTTTTCACATCTTGTAGGTCATAGAACTTAAAAACTTGTAGTTGGATTTATTGAGTTTACATCCTTTACCCTTTACCAGGTATTGTTTGCTTTGATAGTTGTTTCTTCACATTCCAGCAAAGTTAAGATAATAAAGCCAATTTGTATCCTGCTAAACTTCCCTTCTAATCTTGGTCATTGAGTTTTACATGTTATAACAGTATAGTTATAAGATTATTTTGTTGCACTAAAGTCACAAAGCTTTTTTTTTCGGCGGTCAGGTTATGACACGTCACTCCATGCCTGAAAAGAGAAAAAACCCACCTTGTAAATGTGCTTGTCAAGTGATGAGTTATCAGGTAAATTTTTTGTTTGGGAAGTGATAATATTTTAATCGGAAAAGGCCTAAAAATACCACTAAACTAACAAAAATGACCTATCTATGCGATCCGTTAAAAGGTTGGCCTATTCATGCCAATGACGTTATACTTTTAGCCTATTTATGTCATTGTCTACTAACAATTCCATTTTCTGGTTTTTCTGTAATAAGAATTAATTTTTTGACCCACCTTTGACACGTGTCTTTATTTCACTGGTTCTTCTTTACTTGACCCTACATTTTTTTTAACCCTGATTATGTATAATTAACCATGCCCAATCCGATAAAATCCAACCATCTTTTAACCCAACCCCTAATTCCTTGTCActatccaaaatccaactagtcgtggtgacacctaactcaacccgctaggtaagccaattaacaactatccaatttaatgagattttttTAAAgacaaataaataataaaataacttaTTAAATCTCCGTGGGAAATGTATTaaggttcagttattttatcatttaattgtctTAAAAAAATTCTCATTAAATTAGATagttgttagttggcttacctagcgggttaggttaggtaccatcacgactagttggattttgggtcgtgacaaggaatTAGGAGTTAGGTTAAAAGATGGTTGGATTTTATCGGATTGGGCATGGTTAATTATACATAATCAGGGTTAAACGAAATGTAGGGTCAAGTAAAGAAGAACCAATAATATAGAGACACATGGCAAATGTGGGGTCGAAAAATTAATTCTTATTACGGAAAAACCAGAAAATGAAACTGTTAGTAGACAATGGCATAAATAGGCCAAAAGTATAACGTCAGTGACATGCATATgccaaaattataatattagtGGCATGAATAGGCCAACCTTTTAACGGATGGCATGGATATGCCATTGCTGTTAGTTGAGTGACATTTTTAGGCCTTTTCCGTATTTGAATAATATTTAGCAGATAGAAAATGACTTGTCTCTAAGTTTAGCTGGACTTTTCAGCTACATAAAGAAAGAAAAGGTGCAGAAAAAAGATGAAGAATGCAGGGGAAGGGTTATGAAAGAGCATTTTGGTTTGTGATCAGCTAAAAGATATTAGTTAGAATATCATCATTAGCTGGTTAGTTAAGCAACTAGTTATAATAAAGACACTAAATTATAGTACTCAATGTTGCAGAAGAATGAAACTTGGGACATCAATAATTTAGTATGTTCACGTGAGACTTCAGCAAGAATGAGaaccttggagcaacggtaaagttgtctccgtgtgacctataggtcacgggttcgagccgtgaaagcaGTCACTAATGTTTGCATTAGGTTAGGCTGTCTACATTACACCCCTTGCGGTTGGCCCTtcccggaccctgcgtgaacgcgggatgcCTTGTGCACCGGGCATCAACAAGATACTGTGCTATTGTCTGAAAATTTTAAATGAAGAATGTGATTTTTTTTCTTCACCTCATTAGAAGGATTCAAATCACTCTATGATTCCGGTAtgtcaacaacaataacaacaacaaacccagtatgcAGTTATAGAGACTGTTATGGTTCTAGTATGTGAAGTATGAAAAAATCAAAACCACCGCACCTGCACTTGTGTTGTAGTACTTGTTTTTACTGCTTCTATATGTATGCTTGAGTCATTTAGTTAATAATTTTGCAATTTCCATGCTATCTTGGGTCAGAATTAGCTACAGATGAAAGATTACCATACAGAATTTGCCTATATGATCAAGATTGCAGAAGCTAACGAGCCGAGATAACAGAAGGTAACAAGAAAATATCAGTGATAGTAAAAGATGAGGAACAAAATAGTTGATTCAGATAGGACGGGGAAAGAATGCTATTGTCAATTTCATTTCCAAATTCCAAGCTCTCTTtacatttagaaaatggataatccATGTTTATTCTGCTTGGGAGTTACAAGTCTCACATACTATGTTAGAATTGTTGTTTCATCTTCACATTCCAGTAGTGTTTGGACCACTGAAGCCATTTTAGGCCTTTTATTTCTGTCTTGCTCCACACAAGAAAGGCCTATTTCTATCAGTGTCACAGCCTGGTTCTTGCTAAAATTCCCCTCTAATCTTGGATCCACTATTTTCTCCACCCAAGAGTCTTCTCCACTTTGAATCTTCCTCTTCACCATCCTCACAAATTTTCTAAGCTGCGATTCGTGCTCGTGATCACATTCACCATCATCCACCACCCAACTTGACAGCCTACTTCCCTTAACCatctcaagtattacaatccCAAAGGCGTAAACGTCAACTTTTGCTGTGATAGGTTGGTTCAAAGCCCATTCTGGAGCCATGTAGCCTTTAGTTCCGCGAATTTTTGTGAAGTCTGAACCAGGGCCGCCTCTTTGGGAGAGCTTTGCCAATCCAAAATCAGCAATCTTGGGCTCGAGTTCACCATCGAGAAGTATATTTTCAGGCTTCACATCACAATGAATCACCCATTCAAGGCATTCATGATGAAGGTATGCAAGACCTTTCGCTGTCCCTAATGCCACTGCAAACCTTTGTTTCCACCCAAGAATATCCGACTTGAAAAGATGCCTGTCGAGTGATGAGTTCTCGACGTATTCATAGACCAAAAGCTGATGTCTCCCTTCAGAACAAAATCCCCACATCCTGACCAAATTCATGTGGTTGATTCTTCCTATGGTTGTCATCTCCGCCCAAAATTCTTCTTGAAACTCATTTGCAAGTCTCTTGACTGCTACCGCTCTTCCATCTGCTAAAACTCCTTTGTAAACAGCCCCTGAACCTCCTCTTCCTAGCTCAATTTTGAAGTTTTTTGTCGCTTTCTTAAGTTCAGTATAAGTGAACCTCCTAAACTGAGTTGATGACACCATTTTATATCCTTCCTCAATGGAAGCAGGAATCCCGTGTTTGCTAAACAACGCCCACCAGCCTAACACGACGAATAGAATCTCTATTCCTCCAAGGGTGAAAGAGAACAAGTAAAGATAAATCCACTTCACCTTCTTAAAATCCAATTCATACATAGAAGGAAAACCAAAAAGAACATTTTCTGGACTTGATCCACATTTTGCATCAGTACTTTCAAGATTCAAAAGACCTGATTCCGATCCACTTAAATTCATAGGTACTTTAAGGAATGCAGTACCAGGAAAACCAGGAGACCTATAGCCATTGAAAAGCATGCCTTTAGTGAAGCATGTTCCCTCACCATTTCGCCTGTAGACAAATGCCCGGCAACGTGGATCATCCAAGCACAATGTCCTACAAGATTCCAGTGACATAGAACTAGTGAAGTTAAGATCAAAACCCCAGTAATCAACATTAGGAATCTCCACAAACTTCACATGTTCGCGACTCAAACTTCTTTGACTGAATCTTGGTCTGCAACCTCTACTCCAATCACTTGCATTAACCATCTGATATCCAGGAGGACATGTACATTTAGGTTCTGGTGCATAACTACAAATTGAATATCTCCCACATATTCCATGTACAATACAAGGCTGTGCAATAGCTTGCCAAGAAATCTTCCATAATCCCGTCGAGTTATCCAAGCTATAGATTCTCAAATTCCCATCAATATCTATACTCATCCTTCTTAATATCCCAAACCCCATATCAGAAACATTAAATTGTAGCCTATCACTTGAGAAAAATCTACCCATTTGATCAAAATAGGCAAATCTACTACTATTTTGACTAGTTCTACCATTCCAATACACACCCCTATCAGGATTAGGCCAATATATGCTTGAAACTTGAGGGCCATCATATATCATTCTCAAAACATTATCACTATCAAAATACAAACTAAAATAGCCAGGTGACAAACTACCTTTCCTTAAAGGAGGTACTAACCTATGATTCTTGGTAAAAAATTGGTGAGGTAATAAAGTATCAGTAGGTAAATCAAAGCTTTGCCACAGAATTTTACCTTGTGGATTTTTCAAGACTAAGTTACCTGTTTCAAGAAGTTCTGCTTTTTCAATATCAAATGATGTTGTGTTTGTTTGCCAAACAATTGTGTCATCAACATCTGTTAACACTAAAGCTCCATTTTTTCTTAGTGTTAACTTTGAGCCTTGTCTATTTACAGGCCTGTCTTGTTTGGCATTCCAGACAACAGTTTTGTCCCTTGAATTTGTGAACCAAATGCCAAAGTAATAAGCATTGGTATTGCCAATGGTAAAAAATCCACCAGTGAATGTGTTTTGTGGGGAAGTAATGAAATCTAAATCATCTTTAACTGAAAAAGAATTTCCTCTAAACAGAATTCTTGATGTTGTCAAAGGGAAGGAGAATATAAGAAATGAGAGAACTAAAAAAGGAAAAAGGGAgcaaagtttcaaacttttcatagCTAGAAGAATTTGGATAAGGAATTTGATATCATAAATGTGAAAAGCAGATGAAGGGAAAAGAAGTAATGGGTTGCTTTATTTGTACAGTTCATTTGCAGGTTCAGAGTCATAGGTCAAACACCCTAGTTGGTTCAAATTGGAAAGACCAAGGTAAAGTCTGAACACTATAATTCAATGCAAATGGGAATTTAATAATGAAAATGATTTGGTTCGggaaataaataaagaaacagCCCGGTTGGTTCAAATTGGAAAGGCTAAAGATAAAGTTTAATACTACTTACTACTATATAATTTAATGCAAGTAGGAATATAAGAATGACAGAGATTTGAATTTGGGATTGTTGGTTGACACTTGATTTGAGGCGGCTAAGGAGATAGTATTAATCATATTTATGGAATTGATTATTCCAGGGAATAATTAAAAATTTCAGAAAGCAAGAAGCACCCGCGTGTGGCCTTGTTAAATTCTCCCTGTTATACTTTGCAAATGTGCAGCTGATTATTACACCAAAtattttttaatgaaaattataaaaacaagaaaaatgatgaCATCCGTGGACCCATTTGTGAATTATTTGcattaaaaatataacaaatttagTAGGCGTGTGGacataatgatttttgaaaaaaaaaagtagtatttaaaataagttaaaaataatatttaaaatttaaaattatatttggacgtgcatttcacttgaaaaaatattgatATTTTGTGAGTGAGGAAAAAAATTCCCATAAAACTTGAAAAAGTGGTCAAATCACTTTCTGGTTTTTcaaaaaactcatttttgaaAAATCTCTAAAAACTTACAAATTTTCATGGACAAATgcattttaaaagaaaattggaaaaaaattCTATGGACATAAACGTATGACACACGGTGGGGACGACTAGGATTGGAATAATTGAGAGAGATAGTTGCATTTGCTTTCCTAAGAGACAATCCATTGACTCAAAGACCAAAATTAGATCTTAATATCACAGTTGAAATGTCTTTAAATCACATTCCTTGATTTGAGTCTTAACGACTCTATTACCTACGTAAAAAAAAGTACTCCTCTTTATaccaaaagagaagaaaaagaaatcgTGTATATGTAtgtaaagacaaaaaaaaaaaaagaataaaaaatgaaATGGCCTTGGACACAAGGCATTTTGAATAAACATGTccaaaacttaaaataaaaaagTTCGCTTCAGTGAAAGTTGATAAAAATATACCTCGAATTGAAATAGCTAAGATTGTATGCAatataaattatttaataaaagtTGGGGTCGAATTcacaataaataatatttaaggTGAATAAGCTAGCAAAAGAATTGTCTTTGCCTATGCAAATTATTAATGCCCGTTGGACCGCACCCTTGCCTTACCTATTCTCTGTACAAATTAACTCTTTAGTCTTGCCAGTGGAAATTATGAAACAGAAATAATAAACTAATAAGACCTTACATTAAAAGGAGGGATATGTATTTTCTGTCCCTAGGCAAAACATATGCTAATTTGTCATAATCGTTGAGGATCTTAAGATCTTAAAGCTGTAGCTAATCATACATTAAATTTGTTTCCAATATTTTCATTGCCCTATATTATATCACtctacccaataagtatctagtcaaTTTTAATATGGGATGAGAAATAATTAACGTAATATAATAAAGAatcaaaataaattttatagtcatctcaaataaaaaacaaaattaaCAGTAAACCCAACATGAGGTCTACTGTAGTGTCCCAATTTTTTTCGTTAAGTGTAACATCATCGTTCAAGCCCTAAGTAGACACACGGGTGTTCGAAAAGTTTTGAAGGAGGTTAATGCCCAAGTGGCCAAGTCACATGTTTGTAAGGTTATATGGGCATCTATAAGGGAGaaaaaatgtcacgacccgaaattttccaccgacggcactgtgatggcgcctaacatttcacttgctaggcaaactaacgttagaaaatcgttaaaccaattccttatttccattcagtaaataacaataattaactaggATGAAATATAAGAGATgcgaaattttataaaattgtattaattactaccacccggatctggagtcacaattcacgagcattctagaatttactacaagtaatagtctggaagaaatacaactatctgaatgaaagaaaataacagtGACATAAacagtagatggggacttcaaggtctgtgaacgccgacagatctaccttgagtctccggacagcggaccaatagcaaaatctcgatcaacccgagccggtatcaaaatctgcacaaaaagtgcagagtacagtatcagtacaaccgaccccatgtactggtaagtgtcgagcctagcctcgacaaaatagtgacgaggctcaggcaaggcacctacgaatcaaactgtacaatttaacagtgtatatacaaataacagaaatgaagaactatacAGGAAATATCGGGAAGGGAACATACTGAGAGAAATACGAGATAACGAACTATAACAGAATGATcatcggagcagtcaatataccatgaatcaataggaatattaaatacagtaagaaaaaaatgcatagcatcacccttcgtgcttttactatcaatctcaccataaaataaatagaaccggcacgacattacccttcgtgcattaactcccatatcatggtacgacatcacccttcgtgcattaacactcacaatatagcacggcatcacccttcgtgcattaacactcacaatatggcacggcatcacccttcatgcattcaCACTCTCCCTTATCATAatacaatgcataaatatcaacatggAGATAGATAAcgagtacaaaccttacttcaatatttggttccataacattaatctcaactttgaaataaaaactcaattatcatcagaaaatccgtaaacatgataagaacgataaattgaacaacactagtataacacatcgcaattaggcataagaatgagacaatataagaaaactgagaaacatcgaaaacatgtaaattggcggcgcataagtactctcacctcacatatacgccgctcacatgaatttcacttagcaaataatctaaggttcctatttccctcaagtcagggttagacacaacacttacctcgctccgaaggccacttaattctcaatcacagcttttcctttgaaattcaactccaaaccactcttatctattcaaaaatgactcaataatatcaaatattgcttaagaaatcaattatatttcataaattaaatttcccaaatttttctccaaaaggttgaaaatcaaccccgggcctacttggtcaaaacccgaggttcagaccaaaatccttttacccattcacccccgagcccgaatatgtaattagttttggaatccgatctcaaattgaggtctaaatccccaaattttcgaaatccctagtttctacccaaaacccctaattctaccatgaaaaccgtagattttaggttgatatcttgtaaaatatagtgaaagatggaaagaaaccagtttagaatcagttacctatgatttggggaagcaatggtctttgaaaaatcacctcttgtgttttaggtcttgaaaatttgggaaattaatgaaaattcccgtccaaaagtcattttgatcagctgcagatgtcgcatttgggacatgagcttcgcaaatgcgaagcttgcaAATGCGAAGGAGTCATCGTAAATGCGAAACCCTTCACAGttctgctgccttcgcaaatgcgaagataagttctcaaatgcgaccttgaatcttcgcaaaatgcgactaaatgatcgcatttgcgatcactgcccttcctcgactcccttcgcaaatgcgaaagaaaactcgcaaatgcgaaaactattggcccagcttctcttcgcatttgcgatgagaagctcgcaaatgcgaacctctcagaggtcgcaattgcaatgcctgatctcgcaaatgcgatatcagaggcctgcaataatatcagaTGCACCAGCAGTGTTTTTCAAGCCAAAtcccactccgtagcctatccgaaactcacccgagccctcggggatctaaACCAAaggtgcacacaagtctaaaaatatcatacggacttgctcgcgcgatcaaatcgccaaaataacacctagaactacgaatttagtaccaaatcaaatgaaattctcaagaacactttaaaattcatatcttctcaactggacgtccgaataacgtcaaatcaactccgtttctcaccaaatttcacagacaaatcttaaatatcataatgaacttataccaagcttcgaaaccagaatacggacccgacactaacaatgtcaaacatcaatcaattcttaagaacaattaatttttagacttttaattttcatcaaaaaatcataacttgagctagggacctccgaatttgattccggacatacgcctaggtcccataattcgatacggacccatcgggaccgtctAAATACGGATCCGATCCCacttaccaaaaatattgatcgaagtcaactaaaatcatcttttaaggcataaattcttattttcatcaattttcaacataaaagctttccgaaaacctgcccggactgcgcacgcaaattgagaatggtaaaaatatatttttaaggcttaagagcgcatattcgagttctaaaacataagatgaccttttgggtcatcacaaaaaatGGTTTGGAACAAATTGAAAATGTTTAATAGAAGAAATCGAACATACTAGTACATGACCTATTTACAGATCTCCCAATGTGTTATGAATTAAGCTATGAGATACATATCAAATGAAAGTTATCTGAGTATTCAAACTGTTTGCCATTACGACATTCCTACAAAAAGTTATAACCTTTTTACTAAAAGGTAACATAGCATAAATCTAATTTCGGAGAGAATTACACTGATTCGACATCCTGGACGACGCGACAGATCAAATTTGGTCAAAATATTGATAAAAGTTCTAAATATCCCTCTTACCGCGGCGCCCTAGGCAACGCCCTGGGCGATGCGGTAGGCCAAATATCGATATGTTTGACTTTAAAACATGTAAAAATAAAAGGCACTTCGGGTAGGACGAAAACTAgttatttttacaatattttgAAGAGGGTTTTGAGAGCAAGAACGACCTAGAGCTTTCTCAATCTGTCCAGTGTAAGATCTCTACCGtgaatctatatattattaaaaaccAAAGAAAAAAGTATCACAATAAGCCAAGTGGCATCCTAAAAAAAAGCATGTCATAATTAGTTATtt of Nicotiana tomentosiformis chromosome 7, ASM39032v3, whole genome shotgun sequence contains these proteins:
- the LOC104103209 gene encoding putative receptor protein kinase ZmPK1, translating into MKSLKLCSLFPFLVLSFLIFSFPLTTSRILFRGNSFSVKDDLDFITSPQNTFTGGFFTIGNTNAYYFGIWFTNSRDKTVVWNAKQDRPVNRQGSKLTLRKNGALVLTDVDDTIVWQTNTTSFDIEKAELLETGNLVLKNPQGKILWQSFDLPTDTLLPHQFFTKNHRLVPPLRKGSLSPGYFSLYFDSDNVLRMIYDGPQVSSIYWPNPDRGVYWNGRTSQNSSRFAYFDQMGRFFSSDRLQFNVSDMGFGILRRMSIDIDGNLRIYSLDNSTGLWKISWQAIAQPCIVHGICGRYSICSYAPEPKCTCPPGYQMVNASDWSRGCRPRFSQRSLSREHVKFVEIPNVDYWGFDLNFTSSMSLESCRTLCLDDPRCRAFVYRRNGEGTCFTKGMLFNGYRSPGFPGTAFLKVPMNLSGSESGLLNLESTDAKCGSSPENVLFGFPSMYELDFKKVKWIYLYLFSFTLGGIEILFVVLGWWALFSKHGIPASIEEGYKMVSSTQFRRFTYTELKKATKNFKIELGRGGSGAVYKGVLADGRAVAVKRLANEFQEEFWAEMTTIGRINHMNLVRMWGFCSEGRHQLLVYEYVENSSLDRHLFKSDILGWKQRFAVALGTAKGLAYLHHECLEWVIHCDVKPENILLDGELEPKIADFGLAKLSQRGGPGSDFTKIRGTKGYMAPEWALNQPITAKVDVYAFGIVILEMVKGSRLSSWVVDDGECDHEHESQLRKFVRMVKRKIQSGEDSWVEKIVDPRLEGNFSKNQAVTLIEIGLSCVEQDRNKRPKMASVVQTLLECEDETTILT